The Citrifermentans bemidjiense Bem genome window below encodes:
- the trmB gene encoding tRNA (guanosine(46)-N7)-methyltransferase TrmB: MTQSFIHIDSPNYIRLEDLPKPPNWSAVFGNDNPLALEIGCGVGDFMLKTALDQPDVNFVAIDFYNKGCYKTCRRMDRHEVKNVRVLRDEARLFVTDRVPKGGLSALYINCPDPWPKKRHRKRRLVNREFVEFMMDYMRPGADFYFATDFDDYGIDVAEMLPKVSMLQNQFGTDLYRHEFPGYHLSKYMRKFMAEGKKIYFLHYKVK; the protein is encoded by the coding sequence ATGACGCAATCATTCATCCACATTGATTCACCCAATTACATCCGTTTGGAAGACCTGCCGAAACCGCCGAACTGGAGCGCTGTGTTCGGCAACGACAACCCGCTCGCGCTGGAGATCGGCTGCGGCGTGGGCGACTTCATGCTGAAGACGGCGCTGGATCAGCCGGACGTGAACTTCGTCGCCATCGATTTTTACAACAAGGGGTGCTACAAGACCTGCCGCCGCATGGACCGGCATGAGGTCAAAAACGTCCGCGTGCTGCGCGACGAGGCGCGCCTGTTCGTCACCGACCGCGTCCCCAAGGGGGGGCTGTCGGCGCTATATATCAACTGCCCCGATCCCTGGCCTAAGAAAAGGCACCGCAAGCGCCGCCTGGTGAACCGGGAGTTCGTCGAGTTCATGATGGACTACATGCGTCCGGGCGCCGACTTTTATTTCGCCACCGACTTCGACGACTACGGCATCGACGTGGCGGAGATGCTCCCCAAGGTTTCCATGCTGCAGAACCAGTTCGGGACCGACCTGTACCGGCACGAGTTCCCCGGCTACCACCTGTCGAAGTACATGCGGAAATTCATGGCCGAAGGGAAAAAGATCTACTTCCTGCACTACAAGGTGAAGTAG